The DNA window ATAAACTTCAGGTGAAGATGGTTCTTTTCACTCAAAAACCTGAATGATTTATACTCAATAATCTTTATATTATAAAGTTTTAAAAAGAGGTGATATAATTTTTTATCACTGACAGATGCAACACTTCCACAAAAAATGCATCTTTAAAGTGAGGCTTAGCCAATATGAATGAACTGCAAATGATAGCAGGCTGTAAAGAACAAAAGCGAGACGCACAAAAAATGCTCTACGAAACTTATGCTCGTAAGATGTATAGCATATGTCTCCGTTATAGTTCGGATCAGGATGCTGCGCAGGATCTTTTACAGGATGGCTTCATGAAAGTTTTTTCAAATATCGGTTCATATCAGGAAAGAGGTTCTTTTGAAGGATGGATGAAACGCGTATTTATAAACCTTGCTTTAGAAAACTTAAGAAAGAAAAAGTCAATATTTCATTCTTCTGAGGATATCCAAAATCTCCCGGAGGTCGTTGATGAATCAACAGAAGACGATCAGATGTACAGGATATCGGAAACGGAACTATTGAAAATGGTACAAGAATTACCGAAAGGTTACTCTACTGTTTTTAATTTGTATGCTATAGAAGATTACTCCCATAAAGAAATTGCTGATATGCTTGGTATAAGTGAAGGAACTTCTCGCTCACAGTATGTGAGGGCCAGGCAAATATTGCAGGATAGGGTAAAAAAATATGTAAACGAGAGAGTGTAAAGATGATAGAAGATAAAGACAAAATAAAGGATCTATTCTCCTCAAAGTTGAAAGACTTTGAGCCGGAAGTGCCTGCATCCCTATGGGGTGGGTTAGATCAGCTTTTGTCTCAGCAGGCAGCACCTGCTGACCCATCTTCTGCGTCCAGCTCCACCTCTTCTTCTTCGGGTTCTTCTGTTGCAACAGCCTCTAAGGTCTCTCTAATAAAGACTGCATTGATAACAGTAGGTGTTGCTGCGGCAGTTGTTACCGGTGTACTACTTATTCCGAAAGGCAGTAATTTGGTTGTACCCGAAGAACCAAAAGTAGCTACAATAGAAGAAGCTATTCAGGATACAATCAAGCTTGATGATACAACGATCGTGATTTCTCCACGACCTGCGATAAGACCTATTATAGCAAGAGCCGAGCTGCAGGAGAAGAAAGCAGTTGTTGATGTGCAGGTTTCAACTCCTTCACAAGATCTGGAGAAAGAATCGATTAAACCGGAAAAGAAAGAAGAAGTAAAAGAGAAATCCTTGCGCAGTAGTGACGATCATAGGACGGTGCAACTCTTGCCGAAAAAGAAATCGGGTTCAGGTCTTTCTGTAGGGTTTTCTGCTAATTCAGCTTTATTTGGGCAAGATATCAGTCAAAGTGGTGGACGTTTATTATTCTCTTATCCTACCAGAGGCAGATCTTTCAATGATGCCCTTGCTAAAGAAAATAAAGAATTTAAGTTGCAACATAGTTTGCCGATTTCATTTGGATTGAAGGTTTCTAAAAGCATTACTCCTAATTTATCTTTAGAAACAGGTATTGTTTACACTTATCTTTCTTCTAAGATAACGTCAAATAGTGCCTTTAATATTCGAGAAAATCAATACTTCCATTATTTGGGGGTACCATTAACGTTGAATTATAAATTCTATGAATTGGGCAAGGCTAAGTTTTATTTCTCTGCCGGAGGGATGGTGCAAAAAGATATTAAGGGACAATATGAAAGTAAGATAGCGTATACAGAATCTACCCTTATTGTTATGGGGCTCCCTCGAGATCTCTATTATTCAGAGCCATACTATATGAAAGAATCAATAAAACAGGCTAATCCTCAATTTTCTGCAAATGTAGGGATAGGAGGTGCATATCCTATTTATAAAAAATTGTATCTTTACGGAACGATTGGAGGTGCTTATTATTTTGATGCCGGAAATAAGTACTCCACAATATACTCAGATCGAAAAATTCAATTGGATTTTAATCTGGGTGTTAAGTTCGATTTTTAATATTTACGAATAATTAATTTAAAACATGAAAACATCAATACTAAAATTGATCTGTGGGGTATTTGCTGTAGGGCTTTTATTTTCTTCTTGCCTTGGAGACAGCGATAATAAGATAAATATTAACAATGACTATGTTTTTGTAACCACCAAGAACAGCATGAAAGTAGCCGCTGTAGCAAGTTACAGAACATGGATCGTTACAGATCAGGTAAGCGCCTCGAATACTATAGAAGGACAGTATTATACGATGGGTTATTCTATAAATACTTCTCAATCATTGGGTAATGGGGTTTATCAAGGAACCGATTATGGCCAACCCTTGGTTAGAATAGAACAAACCAGTGTAGCCGTTAAAGCTCCGGATAGAGTAGATGACTTTAACCCAACGACATTCACATCTCCATTTCCTTATCCGATAAAAGATTTTTTTGGAGACGGATGGGTTTTTGGAGCTCAGGCACAATTGAAGGAAGGAACTGTTACAGATATGTATTTTTATTATGATGCTTCTAATCAAAAAGAAGAAGTCAATGGTGTAGTTCAAGAAATAGGGAATAATAAGATAATTATCGATGTTAGATTTGGAAAAAGACTTGAAGGTAATGGAGCTCTAGGTAGTAGAGCTATATTATATGTAGCGAAAATGACGCAATTAAGATCGTATTTCCAATATCAGAGTGGAAAATTCAGCTTCAATAATGAAAAAAGCGTTGCTATCCCTATAAAATTCCGTTATAACAAGACCGTTACAGAAAATGGTCAGGATGTTGTAAAAGAAACATTAGATGGAAATTGGAACACCGACTCATCTGCCAAATATCTCCTATACTTTGAGTCAGCATCTTAATAGTATATGATGAAATATATGAGAAGGCACAACAATCAAAAGTTGTGCTTTTTTGTTATAAATAAGTTTTATATTAATATTAAAAAAGACGATAAGGAATGATTGAAGTTGTAGAAGAGTATTTACCTCAGATTATAGCGTCAGTTTTTATTATATTACTAACGCCACTATCTAAATATGTATCAAGAAAGATAATAATAAAATATGGGCAACTAACCTTAAAGGCTGAAGCCCGAATATTTCAAATAATACAGGTAATCAATATACTGATTAATTTTGTTTGTGTTGTTGCGCTTGCAATTATATGGGGAGTACAACCACAGAATATGTTGGTTGCAGTTTCTTCTATATTTGCTGTTATTGGGGTTGCTTTGTTTGCGCAATGGTCTATCCTGAGCAATATTACGGCTGGCATTATAATTTTCTTTTCGATGCCGTTCAGAATAGGGGACAAAATACATATTCTTGATAAGGATACGCCGATAGAGGCTACAATAGAAAATGTGCTTACTTTTCATACATACCTCAGAACAATGGATGGAGAACAGATTATAATACCTAATTCTTTATTTCTTCAAAAAATAGTATCGGTTGGCAAACCGAAAGAAGAATAATGAAATAACAACAAGCGATTTTTTTTCTATATTTGTGTACTATAGTTAAAAAATATTTCAGGATATGTCGATAAATAAAGTAATACTGGTAGGAAATGTAGGGAAAGACCCCGATGTAAAATATTTTGATAACGGAAGCGTTGTTGCTAACTTTACGTTGGCTACTACCGAAAGAGGCTACACAGCTGCAAACGGAACTCAGATACCTGACCGTACAGAGTGGCATAATATTGTTTGCTGGCGTGGCTTGGCTAAAGTCGCAGAACAATTTGTGAGAAAAGGTACTCAGGTATATGTTGAAGGGAAAATCCGTTCGCGTACTTACGATGATGCCAATGGAGTGAAGCGTTACGTTAATGAGATATATGCAGACAATCTTGAACTATTGGGAAGTCGTAAACGTGAAGGCGGAGACTCTCCTGCCGGCTATGGTTCACCTACGGGGTATGGTTCGGATAATACACCGACAGAGAATACAGGATATCAAGCTCCTCCGATGATGGGAGAGGAGGATGACCTGCCATTCTGATTTAGATACTGAAAGATATGTATAATGCTTCCTTAGAGGAAGAGTATGGAATAAAATATAAAACTGAACAGATTAAGTAAAATAGTAACCACTGTTTGATTAATCTGTTCTTTGTATTGTTACGATGAAAATATTAAGTATTCTTTTTTTTGTTTTTACATTTACTTTAAGTTCCTGTAGCGAATATACCCCTAAGCCTATTGGATATGCTCGTATAGAAAAGGTGGCGGCTGACACTGTTAGGTTACAAGGTTCAGGCTTCTCTTTTCTATACTCCTCTCTCGCAAAAATAGAATACTTGAATCCCGAAGTTAAAAATGAGGTTTGGTTCAATATTTATTATCCGACATACAAAGCAAAAATTTATTGTACCTATATTCCAACCAATAATAAAGAATTATCCAAGATGCTTGACGATAGTCATCAATTGGCATATAGCCATGCGGTGAGGGCGGAGAGCATATCACAAACTCAATTTTCTGATTCGCTAAAACATTTATCAGGCTTGATATATGATATAAAAGGCTCTGTTGCATCTCCTATCCAATTTTACGTGACCAATAATTCTTCAAAATTTATGAGAGGTGCACTATATTTTGACGATGCTGTAAAATCAGACTCAATCGTTCCTGTCGTTGCTTTTTTGCGTGACGATATTGTTCGCATCATGAAGTCGCTGCAATGGTAGTACGGTAATGGAAGTTGGAAATAAAAACCGAAAAGTTTCTTCTGTTTATATCTTGCTTTTTGCGATAGGGATTAGCCTGTTTACTTACCTCGACTTTGCCGACTTGGCTATACCTTATGATGATGCATACTCCGTTTTTATGGTGAAATCGTCATACTCCGATATCGTAAAGATTACCGCAAAAGATGTTCATCCACCCCTCTATTATTGGGGACTCAAAGCATTCAGTGCGATCTTCGGAGACACAATCTTTTCATTAAGGCTCTTTTCCGCGTTGGGCATATTTGCTACATTCTTGCTTGGGTACTTTCCTATAAGAAAGCAGTTTGGAGACAGAGTAGCACTTATGTTTATCTCCCTTCTCATCATGTTCCCCGTTACGCAATACTTGGCAACAGATATACGGATGTACTCTTGGACTATGTTTTTTGTATTGGCTTGTGCTATTTGTGGCTATAAAGTATACTTGGAGGGGCGTTTCCGCAATTGGAGGTTGTTTCTGATAACCGGACTTTGTGCTGCTTATTTGCATAACTATGGACTGCTGAGTGTTGTGGGCATTTATATTTTCCTGCTTGTATTTTTAGTACAGAAAAAGAAGGAATGGAAACGCTTGGTATACTGCGGAATAGTATTCTCCACTTTATATGTCCCTTGGCTTTTACAACTGTTATGGCAGTTTTCAGATGTAGCTAACGAGTATTGGATAAAACCGCTGACATTAAACGATCTGTTCTTGCACATCTATTATTTTTATTCTCCTAAAGAAGTTTGGAGGCCATTTACCGACTTTACTAAAATACAGATGATGATAGGACTCATTATTGTGATGGGTATTCAACTGCTAATAACACTTAAGGTGTTGCGCTCAGGGATTAAAAACAGAGATGAAAAGACTTATCTGGCGATCATTTCTTTTTTTGTATTCCTTTTTCCTATTTTAATAGCGGCTCTGATTTCAATATCATATGTGCCAATATTGGCGAGCCGTTATATGACATGCTCTTTCGGACTTTTTGTTTTAAGTATGGCCTTTGTTTTTGACAAGGCATACGAGTATCCGATTTCCAGGTGGTTGACGAATGTGTTTTTTGTATTATTGATTTTTGTAGGAGGGGTTCGTGTATATTCAGGAGTGAAATATTACAATGAAACAGAATCCTTATACCATAATATTCGTGAGTTTGCTACCAATGATGGAGAAAAGCAAATTTTTGTCGCAGCCGATTCATCTTACTCCATAATGCCACGATTACAATTGATTGTTCCCGATCATTATTTCTGTATCTTAAAAACAGCAGCTGATAATGATTTTAGCCCTTTTGTTTTTCAAAAAATAGACTCTATACCTCTTTGCGATTTTATATTGGTTCACCATGAACCTAAAGAAATTAGTGCAGACTTTAGGAAATATCAACATCAGCTATCAAAACGCTATATTTTTTCAGATAGCATAAAGGCTCTTGATTCTTATCTTTATAAGCTAAAATTGAGATAGATTTTAATAGTCATCATAGTATGTCGTTTTCTCTGGTTCGCCATACATGACACCAACCACTATTAGTCCGGCTCCGCCTATAATTCCCAATGTTGCATACAAGGCATCATTATTGGCTGGTTTTTCTACATAGAATAGATCTCCACGGTCTAATAATTGATTAAACATTTCAGATGGTTTTGCTTCTGTTCTTATCAGGCTCGACAAATAGAAGTCTTGCTCAAAAACCATCGGTTTGTCGGGTTGCGAATAGATGGTCAAATAACTTTTAAAAGCTAATGGAGTATTGGTTTGGTCAAAGTCTCGTCTTCTAATTTTTAAAGCTACATCACCTTGCCCTCCCATTGTTGCATTCTTATAGCTTTTCTTATTTATATGATCAAATTTGGGGCTTAAGATTAAAGGTATCTCACTTACCATAGTTTGTGGAGGAACAAAACTTACACTCTTAGGGAGCGATGCAGCTCCACTAAAGCTGCCCCATGAAGATGAGTTGCTGTTGATAGTACTATCCCAATCTCCTGAGTAATTAATTTCTTCTCCCGAATATGTTGTCGCTACATTATCTATGATAAGGGCAGATTTGCCCCAGTCTACATATAGTGGCTTGTCAGATTTATTGAATACCGTGATTTGTACCGGACCATCCTGTCCCTTAAAACAATAAGCAATCCACAGACTATCCGTTTCTAAAAGAAAATCTCCATTATCTACTTTTTCGACATACTCGTTAGGCGTATTTAAGGTAGAGTAGAAAAATGTAGAACTACATGATGAGAAGATTAAAATAATAGATAATGTAAAAAACAAATATTTCATCTAAGTCTATTTTTTGTATTCATTATTCGGTATCAAAAGGCTATTAGAGAATGGCTGCTCTCTTTGAGATAAAGGTACAAAAGATATTAACACAAGCAATATGTTTGAAAAAATATTAGCAGTTACTTTTTCTTTCTTTTTATAAAAAAGAGGTTGCAGCTATTTACTGCAACCCCATACTAATATATTATATATATGTGTAAGGAAGAATTATTCAGGTCTGTCGGCCATGGCGGTTAATTTACCCTTTGTTTTCAGGTTTTCCATCAGTACTTTATCGCCATCTTCAAGATCTACAATTGTGTATTTCCCAACTCCGCATATTTGCATTTCATCGAGAGCGTCTACCAGATTTTTATAATTGGATTTTTCTGTTGGCTTTATCAAAACAATAAGCCCGTCCTTTGATTTTTTTACATTGCTAGACATCTCTTTAAATTCCTTTTCAGTGATTTGCTTTTTATAACGTTTTTGTCTCAACTCTTTTATCTTAGACATGTTTGCGTTGTTTCGGGTTAGCAACATATTGCGTAAACCAAGAGTGTTTGTTTCTTTCAATGATGTATAATCTTCATAATTTGCTAAGCCTTCATAATAGTAAACCTTATCATTTTCTCCCAAAATCACTGTTACAGATTTTGAGTCGGGCACAGCTTGCGCTCCCTTATCTGTTGGCATAGCTACATCCATTATTTGAGGAATGCTTAATGTTGTGCAAAACATGAAGAATGTAATCAGTAAAAGATTCATGTCTACCATCGGAGTAAAGTCTACTCTTAATATCTTGCGTTCAGGTCTGCCTTTTTTAGTTTCGCTCTTACCTGTAGTATCTATGTTAGCCATAATATTTATTTTTTAAGAGGTTAAACATCTATTTTTACTTAATAGAGATAACAGATGTTGAATTTCCATAAATTACTATGACTTTTTTTTTAGATAAATTATCTTTGTGCCTCATCCAATCTTTTAGATCCAAATGAAGCAAAGAATAATCCTCTATTTGACTGTATTTTTCTATTTCGTTCTTTTATTCCTTATCGGCAAAATTCTGTTTGCTTTTATTCATGCCTCTTTAGGAGGGGGCGTTTCGGCAAAAGATATACTTGATATACTGTATAATGGTTTGCCTCTCGATTTGTCGATGAGCGGATACCTCACAGTGCTTCCGGCTCTTGTACTCATCGCGTCTATTTGGGTCAAACCTCAAATTATAGCGCGAACATACAATATTTACTTTGGGATTATATTATTGTTGATAGCAATAATTACGGTTGTAGACTTGGTTGTATATCCATATTGGGGATTTCACTTCGACTCTACAGTTTTTCTTTATCTAAAAAAGCCAAAAGAAACTTTTGCAAGTGCCTCTATTCTCGACTTCGTATTTGGTATACTGGGTATGGCTATATATTTTGTAGTATCTTACCTAGGATATATGTATATTATAAGAAAGCAAGTACTTAATTTTACGGTTCCAAAGAGTATCGCTAAATCTTGTATTGTGCTGGTCGTTCTGCTGGCGGCACTCTTTCTTCCTATCAGGGGTGGAATTACTGTATCTACTATGAATATTGGTCAGGTGTACTATAGCGACAATATGTTCTTTAATCATGCGGCTATCAACCCCGAATTCAATCTGATGTCGTCGTTCTTTAAGTCTGATAATTTTGCTTCGCAATATCAATTTTATGATAAAAAAGAGGCTGAAAAGGTGTTTGCTCAACTAAACTTTCAGCCTAAAAGTGATAGTGTTCCTAATTTATTGAAAACAGATAGACCTAATATCATATTGTTTATTCTCGAGAGTTTTTCTGCTAATGTCGCTTTAGACTTTGTGGTGGCACCTAATATGAGTCGCTATGCGAAGGAAGGCGTGTTTTTCAAAAACTTTTATGCAAACAGCTTCCGTACCGACCGGGGACTTGTTTCTATTCTGAGCGGTTATCCTGCACACCCTACTGTAGCTATAATGAAGTATCCGCAAAAGACAGGAACGTTAGCTACTATCCCCAAAGCATTGAAAGATGCAGGCTATAATAATCTCTCTTTTTATTATGGTGGTGATGCTGATTTCGCTAATATGCGTTCTTATTTTGTGGGTGCATGCGGGATAAAAGATATTGTCTCTGATAAAAAATTCCCTTTGAGCGAGCGTCTTACAAAATGGGGTGTTCCTGATAAGTTTTTGATTAACAGACTGCACGAAGATCTACTCTCTAAAGAGCAAAGTGAACCTTACGTCAAAGTTGTGCTTACTCTTAGTAGCCATGAGCCATTCGATGTGCCCCGAGCTGGATTCAAAGAACCGTTTCTTGATGCAGTACATTATACCGATGAATGTCTGGGAAATTTCGTAGAACAATTGAAAAAAACAAAACAGTGGGATAACACCTTGATTCTCTTCGTTGCCGATCATGCAATGCAGTCGTATCCCAAAGGTTTGAGCAATAGTGATCCGGAGCGTTTTCGTATTCCTCTTATATGGATAGGAGGCGCTATAAAACAGCCGGTAACAGTTCCATCTTATGCTTCGCAAAATGACATAGCTGCAACTTTGCTGTCTCAGCTAAACTTAAAGCATGATGACTTTAAGTTCAGTAAAAATATCCTAAGCTCCGAAGGTAATAAATTTGCATTCTATTCTTATGTCAATGGCTTTAGCATGACAGACTCTACGGGAATGGTAACTTACGATAATGATAAGCAAAGCATTATTCATCATAAAGGCGATGTCACTGATTTGGAGAAAAAAGCTAAATCATTCTTTCAGATGATGTATCTTGATTTGGGCAATAGATAAGAGTTCTTGTTTTTTAGTTTGTTTATACTGAAATGTTTAAACAATGTTTTATGTCCAAGCGTTATTTATTATAAAACAAAATGGAGGGCTTTAACATGAGAACAATACTTGTACTGACCGCTATCGTTATTCTAGGATTTAGTTGTAAAGCGGGAGACAGCCTGACAAAGCAGGAGGTTATTACTAAGCTGACAGAAAAAATAGAATCAGCAAATTATACTTTTGTCCCTCAAACGGCTTTACCGATGAGTGGGAAATCAATAAGTCTGGATTATTCTTATTCACTCAAAGTATCAAAGGATACTATAAATTCTTATTTGCCATATTTCGGTAGAGCATATACTGCTCCCATTTCTCCAACAGATGGAGGAATAAAATTTACAAGTAAAGATTTTGACTATTCTGTTACAAAGAATAAAAAAGGGATGTGGGATGTTTCTATAACCACAAAAGATACTCCACGCAAATACTCTCTCAGCCTTTCTATCGGAGACACCGGATATGCTACTTTAGTAGTGAATGAAAATAATAGACAACCAATCTCTTTTTACGGAAAGATAGAATAATTAATAATATTTCGCTTTGATCAGCCGTTTTTTTAGCATAAAAGTAATATATTTGGAAAATTATTAGTTATTTCGCACCCTTAATAAGGGGTGCCAAATATTTTTTAGTCTATTTTTATGCAAATATCCTTCACTGCAAAGCAGATTGCTACAGTCTTAAATGGAACTATTGAAGGGGATTCTTCAGTTGAAGTGAATAATTTTTCACGTATAGAAGACGGTAAACCCGGGACATTGACATTTTTAGCAAATCCCAAATATACCCATTACATATATACAACAGACGCCAGTATCGTATTGGTGAATAATGATTTTGTAGCAGAACGTCCGATAAAGGCAACGCTGGTGCGTTGTTTCAATGCCTATGCAGCTCTTGCCATATTATTGGATATGGTAGAGAAAATGAAACCTCAGAAGAAAGGAATAGAAGCAATGTCTTTTGTTGCAGATACTGCTAAGCTCGGCGAAAATGTATATGTGGGAGCATTCTCATATATTGCAGAAGGTGCAGTAGTGGGCAATAATTCGAAGATATATCCACAATCTTATATTGGAGACAATGTTACAATCGGGGATAATACAATCATCTATCCCGGAGTGAAAATATATCAAGGATGTATTATCGGTAATAATTGTATCATACACAGTGGTGCGGTTATCGGAAGCGATGGCTTTGGTTTTGCACCCGAAGGTGAGATATATAAAAAGATTCCTCAGATGGGTATTGTACGCATTGAGGATGATGTCGAAATAGGAGCAAATACAACAATTGATCGCGCCGTGATGGATGCGACTGTTATACATAAAGGGGTTAAGTTAGATAACTTGATTCAGATTGCACATAATGTTGAAGTCGGAGAAAATACAGTAATGGCGGCTCAGGTCGGTATATCCGGCTCTACTA is part of the Dysgonomonas mossii genome and encodes:
- a CDS encoding DUF4251 domain-containing protein, with amino-acid sequence MRTILVLTAIVILGFSCKAGDSLTKQEVITKLTEKIESANYTFVPQTALPMSGKSISLDYSYSLKVSKDTINSYLPYFGRAYTAPISPTDGGIKFTSKDFDYSVTKNKKGMWDVSITTKDTPRKYSLSLSIGDTGYATLVVNENNRQPISFYGKIE
- the lpxD gene encoding UDP-3-O-(3-hydroxymyristoyl)glucosamine N-acyltransferase; its protein translation is MSFTAKQIATVLNGTIEGDSSVEVNNFSRIEDGKPGTLTFLANPKYTHYIYTTDASIVLVNNDFVAERPIKATLVRCFNAYAALAILLDMVEKMKPQKKGIEAMSFVADTAKLGENVYVGAFSYIAEGAVVGNNSKIYPQSYIGDNVTIGDNTIIYPGVKIYQGCIIGNNCIIHSGAVIGSDGFGFAPEGEIYKKIPQMGIVRIEDDVEIGANTTIDRAVMDATVIHKGVKLDNLIQIAHNVEVGENTVMAAQVGISGSTKVGKHCMFGGQVGLGGHITIGDNANIGAQSGIISNIEPDAKILGSPAVPVKDFFRSSIIFPKLPEMYRQLAQLQKEIDALKANKHE
- a CDS encoding mechanosensitive ion channel family protein, with the protein product MIEVVEEYLPQIIASVFIILLTPLSKYVSRKIIIKYGQLTLKAEARIFQIIQVINILINFVCVVALAIIWGVQPQNMLVAVSSIFAVIGVALFAQWSILSNITAGIIIFFSMPFRIGDKIHILDKDTPIEATIENVLTFHTYLRTMDGEQIIIPNSLFLQKIVSVGKPKEE
- a CDS encoding glycosyltransferase family 39 protein; translated protein: MEVGNKNRKVSSVYILLFAIGISLFTYLDFADLAIPYDDAYSVFMVKSSYSDIVKITAKDVHPPLYYWGLKAFSAIFGDTIFSLRLFSALGIFATFLLGYFPIRKQFGDRVALMFISLLIMFPVTQYLATDIRMYSWTMFFVLACAICGYKVYLEGRFRNWRLFLITGLCAAYLHNYGLLSVVGIYIFLLVFLVQKKKEWKRLVYCGIVFSTLYVPWLLQLLWQFSDVANEYWIKPLTLNDLFLHIYYFYSPKEVWRPFTDFTKIQMMIGLIIVMGIQLLITLKVLRSGIKNRDEKTYLAIISFFVFLFPILIAALISISYVPILASRYMTCSFGLFVLSMAFVFDKAYEYPISRWLTNVFFVLLIFVGGVRVYSGVKYYNETESLYHNIREFATNDGEKQIFVAADSSYSIMPRLQLIVPDHYFCILKTAADNDFSPFVFQKIDSIPLCDFILVHHEPKEISADFRKYQHQLSKRYIFSDSIKALDSYLYKLKLR
- a CDS encoding RNA polymerase sigma factor, which translates into the protein MNELQMIAGCKEQKRDAQKMLYETYARKMYSICLRYSSDQDAAQDLLQDGFMKVFSNIGSYQERGSFEGWMKRVFINLALENLRKKKSIFHSSEDIQNLPEVVDESTEDDQMYRISETELLKMVQELPKGYSTVFNLYAIEDYSHKEIADMLGISEGTSRSQYVRARQILQDRVKKYVNERV
- a CDS encoding LTA synthase family protein, whose translation is MKQRIILYLTVFFYFVLLFLIGKILFAFIHASLGGGVSAKDILDILYNGLPLDLSMSGYLTVLPALVLIASIWVKPQIIARTYNIYFGIILLLIAIITVVDLVVYPYWGFHFDSTVFLYLKKPKETFASASILDFVFGILGMAIYFVVSYLGYMYIIRKQVLNFTVPKSIAKSCIVLVVLLAALFLPIRGGITVSTMNIGQVYYSDNMFFNHAAINPEFNLMSSFFKSDNFASQYQFYDKKEAEKVFAQLNFQPKSDSVPNLLKTDRPNIILFILESFSANVALDFVVAPNMSRYAKEGVFFKNFYANSFRTDRGLVSILSGYPAHPTVAIMKYPQKTGTLATIPKALKDAGYNNLSFYYGGDADFANMRSYFVGACGIKDIVSDKKFPLSERLTKWGVPDKFLINRLHEDLLSKEQSEPYVKVVLTLSSHEPFDVPRAGFKEPFLDAVHYTDECLGNFVEQLKKTKQWDNTLILFVADHAMQSYPKGLSNSDPERFRIPLIWIGGAIKQPVTVPSYASQNDIAATLLSQLNLKHDDFKFSKNILSSEGNKFAFYSYVNGFSMTDSTGMVTYDNDKQSIIHHKGDVTDLEKKAKSFFQMMYLDLGNR
- a CDS encoding single-stranded DNA-binding protein; amino-acid sequence: MSINKVILVGNVGKDPDVKYFDNGSVVANFTLATTERGYTAANGTQIPDRTEWHNIVCWRGLAKVAEQFVRKGTQVYVEGKIRSRTYDDANGVKRYVNEIYADNLELLGSRKREGGDSPAGYGSPTGYGSDNTPTENTGYQAPPMMGEEDDLPF
- a CDS encoding ExbD/TolR family protein; translated protein: MANIDTTGKSETKKGRPERKILRVDFTPMVDMNLLLITFFMFCTTLSIPQIMDVAMPTDKGAQAVPDSKSVTVILGENDKVYYYEGLANYEDYTSLKETNTLGLRNMLLTRNNANMSKIKELRQKRYKKQITEKEFKEMSSNVKKSKDGLIVLIKPTEKSNYKNLVDALDEMQICGVGKYTIVDLEDGDKVLMENLKTKGKLTAMADRPE